A part of Capsicum annuum cultivar UCD-10X-F1 chromosome 6, UCD10Xv1.1, whole genome shotgun sequence genomic DNA contains:
- the LOC124899705 gene encoding protein EARLY FLOWERING 4-like, producing the protein MEGTSNFNRHRQTMAKSNSRRTNNHRVRDNSTMETFTDISMEEGDSEIWNNFSNNFRQVQSVLDRNRLLIQQVNENHQSRTHDSMVQNVGLIQELNGNISKVASIYSDFNTDFTTMLHQRKNDA; encoded by the coding sequence ATGGAAGGCACCTCTAACTTCAATCGCCATCGTCAAACCATGGCCAAATCAAACTCGCGTAGGACTAATAATCACCGCGTTCGTGATAACTCTACCATGGAAACATTCACGGATATCAGTATGGAGGAAGGGGATTCTGAGATATGGAACAACTTCTCCAACAATTTTAGGCAGGTGCAGTCCGTATTGGATCGAAACAGATTGTTGATTCAACAAGTTAACGAGAATCATCAATCGAGAACGCACGACAGTATGGTGCAGAACGTGGGCCTAATTCAGGAACTCAACGGCAACATATCAAAGGTTGCCTCTATCTATTCTGATTTCAATACCGACTTCACAACTATGCTCCATCAGAGGAAGAATGACGCTTGA